The proteins below are encoded in one region of Ursus arctos isolate Adak ecotype North America unplaced genomic scaffold, UrsArc2.0 scaffold_24, whole genome shotgun sequence:
- the SYNRG gene encoding synergin gamma isoform X9, whose product MHPTPASHPKKPDYPTSSHSTKTVSPSSAFLDEEEFSDFMQGPVEVPTCGPSSTSQPFQSFHPTTPLGQLHTQKAGAQPLPPGQIPVSFALHGVPGQIPSFSTAAASYNVQKAGPSLEEKLLVSCDISTSGQEQIKLNTSEVGQKALGPGSSKNHPSLTAKNGGAVDGRVSGTTSAEAEKTSDQNLSIEESGVGVFPSQDPVQPRMPPWIYNETLVPDAYKKILEITMTPTGIDTAKLYPILMSSGLPRETLGQIWALANRTTPGKLTKEELYTVLAMIAVTQRGVPAMSPDALNQFPAAPVPTLSGFPMTLPTAVSQPTGMSSGPAGSIPLNLGQPVLGINLVGPVGGAAAQASSGFMPTYPANQVVKPEEDDFQDFQDASKSGSLDDSFSDFQELPASSKTSNSQHGNSAPSLLMPLAGTKASASTDKYAVFKGIAADKSSENTVPFGEPGDKYSAFRELEQTAESKSSGENFAEFRSAGADDGFTDFKTADSLSPLEPPTKDQTFPAAFPSGAIQQKQQTQVKTPLNLADLDMFSSVNCSSEKPLSISAVFSASRPVSTRPQPAGSAAATTALASTKMSSLADDFGEFNLFGEYSSPAAVGEQDDFADFMAFSNSSVSSEQKADDKYVTLKEEASPVPLTGSSSSTAKSGQNSAATSTKYDVFKQLSLEGSGLGVEELKDNTPSGKSDDDFADFHSSKFSSMNSDKSLSEKSVAFRHTKEDSASVKSLDLPSIGGSSVGKEDSEDALSVQFDMKLADVGGDLKHVMSDSSLDLPTVSGQHPPAADIEDLKYAACGTYSSNFAVSTLTSYDWSDREDASQGRKLSPFVLSAGSGAPSAASVLQKKETFGSSENLTMTSLSKVTTLASEDALPETAFPAFASFKDVIPQTSEQKEYEGGDYKDFTRQDLPTAERSQEATCPSPAAKSASHGTPKECADDFGEFQSEKPKISKFDFLVANSQSKMKSSEEMIKSELATFDLSVQGSHKRSLSLGDKEISRSSPSPALEQPFRDRSNTLSEKPALPVIRDKYKDLTGEVEENERYAYEWQRCLGSALDVIKKANDTLNGISSSCVCTEVIQSAQGMEYLLGVVEVYRVTKRVELGIKATAVCSEKLQQLLKDIDKVWNNLIGFMSLATLTPDENSLDFSSCMLRPGIKNAQELACGVCLLNVDSRSRKEEKPAEEHPKKAFNSETDSFKLAYGGHQYHAGCANFWINCVEPKPPGLVLPDLL is encoded by the exons ATGCACCCTACTCCTGCATCACACCCTAAGAAACCAG attatCCCACATCATCTCATTCTACTAAAACTGTCTCCCCATCATCTGCCTTTCTTGATGAAGAAGAATTCAGTGACTTTATGCAGGGGCCTGTTGAAGTGCCCACATGTGGTCCTTCTTCCACTTCCCAGCCTTTTCAGTCTTTCCATCCCACCACCCCACTTGGCCAGTTGCATACACAGAAGGCTGGAGCACAGCCTCTCCCTCCAGGTCAGATTCCAGTGTCTTTTGCCTTACATGGTGTCCCTGGAcaaattccttctttctctactGCTGCAGCCTCATACAATGTACAGAAAGCAG GCCCTTCCTTGGAGGAGAAGCTCCTAGTATCTTGTGATATAAGTACGTCTGGGCAggaacaaattaaattaaatacctCTGAAGTTGGGCAGAAAGCCCTAGGCCCAGGTTCCAGTAAGAACCATCCCAGTTTAACGGCCAAAAACGGGGGTGCTGTAGATGGACGTGTAAGTGGCACCACCAGTGCAGAGGCAGAAAAGACTTCAGACCAAAACCTGTCCATTGAAGAGAGTG GTGTGGGTGTATTTCCCTCACAGGATCCTGTTCAGCCCAGAATGCCTCCTTGGATTTACAATGAGACTTTGGTTCCAG ATGCCtataagaaaattttagaaatcacGATGACTCCAACTGGAATAGATACTGCTAAACTCTATCCCATTCTGATGTCATCTGGACTTCCCAGGGAAACTCTTGGACAGATATGGGCCTTAGCTAATCGAACTACACCTGGCAAACTTACTAAGGAAGAACTTTATACTGTTCTCGCCATGATAGCAGTCACACAG AGGGGTGTTCCTGCCATGAGTCCTGATGCTTTAAACCAATTTCCAGCCGCTCCTGTTCCAACTTTAAGTGGCTTTCCTATGACTTTGCCTACTGCGGTGAGTCAGCCAACTGGGATGTCTTCAGGCCCTGCAGGCTCCATACCCCTCAACCTTGGACAGCCAGTCTTGGGCATTAACCTTGTTGGGCCAGTTGGGGGAGCTGCAGCCCAGGCTTCCAGTGGCTTCATGCCAACTTACCCTGCAAATCAG GTGGTAAAACCAGAAGAAGACGACTTCCAAGATTTTCAAGATGCTTCTAAGTCAGGCTCCCTTGATGACTCATTCAGTGATTTCCAAGAGTTGCCTGCTTCTTCAAAAACAAGTAATTCCCAGCATGGAAACAG TGCCCCTTCTTTGTTGATGCCACTTGCCGGAACTAAAGCGTCAGCTTCGACGGATAAATATGCTGTGTTTAAAGGAATTGCTGCTGACAAGTCCTCGGAAAATACTGTTCCATTTGGAG AGCCTGGTGATAAATACAGTGCTTTCAGAGAACTCGAACAGACAGCAGAGAGTAAATCTTCAG gagaaAACTTTGCAGAATTCCGATCCGCAGGCGCTGATGATGGCTTCACCGATTTTAAAACTGCCGATAGCCTATCACCACTAGAGCCACCAACAAAAGACCAAACTTTTCCAGCGGCCTTCCCCTCAGGAGCTATacaacagaaacaacaaacaCAAGTGAAAACCCCTCTGAACTTAGCAGACCTAGACATGTTTTCCTCAGTTAACTGCAGCAGCGAGAAGCCCTTGTCTATTTCAGCTGTATTTAGTGCATCCAGACCTGTTTCCACACGACCGCAGCCGGCAGGATCTGCTGCGGCCACGACAGCGCTGGCATCAACGAAGATGTCTAGTTTGGCTGATGATTTTGGAGAATTCAACCTTTTTGGGGAATATTCTAGTCCAGCAGCTGTTGGGGAGCAGGATGACTTTGCAGATTTTATGGCTTTCAGTAATAGCTCAGTTTCatctgagcaaaaggcagatgacAAATATGTCACCCTTAAAGAGGAAGCGAGTCCTGTTCCTCTAACCGGCAGCTCGAGCAGTACGGCGAAGAGCGGACAGAACTCAGCTGCCACGTCTACCAAATATGATGTCTTCAAACAGCTTTCTCTGGAAGGATCTGGACTAGGTGTTGAAGAACTGAAAGATAACACTCCTTCAGGAAAAAGCGATGATGATTTTGCTGACTTCCACTCCAGTAAATTTTCTTCCATGAACTCAGACAAATCCCTGAGCGAGAAATCAGTGGCTTTCAGACACACCAAAGAAGACTCTGCTTCGGTGAAGTCCTTGGATCTGCCTTCCATTGGCGGCAGCAGTGTCGGCAAGGAGGACTCTGAAGATGCACTCTCTGTTCAGTTTGACATGAAACTGGCTGATGTGGGAGGCGATCTTAAGCATGTCATGTCTGATAGCTCTTTGGATTTACCAACAGTTAGTGGCCAGCATCCTCCTGCTGCAG ATATAGAGGACTTAAAATATGCTGCTTGTGGAACCTACAGTAGCAATTTTGCAGTGAGCACACTTACGAGCTATGACTGGTCAGACAGGGAGGACGCGTCTCAGGGCAGAAAACTCTCTCCATTTGTCCTCTCAGCAGGAAGCGGAGCCCCCTCGGCTGCCTCAGTTCTTCAAAAGAAAGAGACATTTGGCAGTTCCGAAAACCTCACCATGACCTCTCTCTCCAAAGTAACAACCCTCGCAAGTGAAGATGCTCTTCCAGAGACCGCCTTCCCAGCTTTTGCCAGTTTTAAAGATGTGATTCCTCAGACCAGTGAGCAAAAGGAATATGAAGGTGGGGACTATAAAGATTTCACGAGACAGGACTTGCCGACAGCCGAACGGAGCCAGGAGGCCACCTGTCCGAGCCCAGCTGCCAAGAGTGCGTCTCACGGCACCCCTAAAGAGTGTGCAGATGACTTTGGAGAGTTTCAAAGTGAAAAGCCCAAAATCAGCAAATTTGACTTTTTGGTGGCCAATTCACAGAGCAAAATGAAATCCAGCGAAGAAATGATCAAAAGCGAGCTGGCGACCTTTGATCTTTCTGTTCAAG GATCGCACAAAAGAAGTTTGAGCCTTGGCGATAAAGAAATAAGCCGCTCTTCTCCCTCTCCGGCTTTGGAGCAGCCTTTCAGAGACCGTTCCAACACTCTGAGTGAGAAGCCAGCCCTGCCTGTCATCCGTGACAAGTACAAAGATCTGACCGGAGAGGTGGAG GAGAATGAGAGATACGCGTATGAATGGCAGAGGTGCCTGGGGAGTGCCCTGGAT GTCATTAAGAAGGCAAATGATACTTTAAATGGAATCAGTAGTAGTTGCGTGTGCACAGAAGTGATCCAGTCCGCTCAAGGCATGGAGTATTTACTAG GTGTCGTCGAGGTGTACAGAGTGACCAAGCGTGTGGAGCTGGGGATAAAGGCCACCGCGGTGTGCAGTGAGAAACTCCAGCAGCTGCTCAAGGACATCGATAAAGTATGGAATAACCTCATTGGCTTCATGTCCCTGGCCACGCTCACG